Proteins encoded within one genomic window of Ranitomeya variabilis isolate aRanVar5 chromosome 4, aRanVar5.hap1, whole genome shotgun sequence:
- the LOC143764846 gene encoding uncharacterized protein LOC143764846 isoform X3, with protein MEEMQNDCQPSSACISMQNLVSWDSLLSPDYEVKYNVSKDYHGERSTTLITHMPLVLHHDLSLDPANDMEHSCGQAQIFKQSTEDTGNNIFSCSECGKHFKKKFILSMHERIHRDERPFSCSECGKSFKRKSSVTEHQVTHTQERPFPCPKCGKQFKKKSVLSMHERIHRDERPFSCLECGKTFRQRPALFKHQRRHRKEEPFSCSECERSFQQKSDLIAHQRTHTGEKPFSCLECGKSFRQRAYLVTHQRSHTGDKPYSCSECGKCFIQKSILILHQKSHTGEKPFSCSECGKGFMQRSALAMHQRIHTGEKPFSCSECGKCFRHKSDFIVHERRHKKEEPFSCPECEKGFQQKSDLIVHQRTHTGEKPYSCSECDKCFTQKSSLFAHQRTHTGEKPFTCSECGKCFMQKSVLVMHQKIHTGEKPFSCSECGKSFRQKSDLFVHQKRHRKEEPFSCRECDRGFLQKSALIVHQRTHTGEKPYLCAECGKCFSQRSSLARHKLIHTGEKPFSCSECGKCYSHKSAVIQHRKRSHFQTVINVLPQV; from the coding sequence ATTCTCTTTTATCTCCAGATTATGAAGTAAAATATAATGTTTCCAAGGATTATCATGGAGAACGTTCCACAACACTTATTACCCATATGCCATTAGTTCTTCACCATGATCTATCTTTGGATCCTGCTAATGACATGGAACATTCATGTGGTCAAGCACAGATTTTTAAACAAAGTACAGAAGATACAGGGAATAACatattttcatgttctgaatgtggaaaaCACTTTAAAAAGAAATTTATTCTTTCTATGCATGAAAGAATTCATAGAGATGAGaggccattttcttgttcagaatgtgggaaaagttttaaaagAAAATCAAGTGTTACTGAACATCAGGTAACCCACACACAGGAGAGGCCATTCCCATGTCCAAAATGTGGGAAACAATTTAAAAAGAAATCTGTTCTATCTATGCACGAAAGAATTCATAGAGATGAGAGgccattttcatgtttggaatgtggtAAAACTTTTCGACAAAGGCCAGCTCTTTTTAAACATCAAAGAAGGCACAGAAAGGaggagccattttcatgttcagaatgtgaaagaAGCTTTCAACAAAAATCAGATCTCATtgcacatcaaagaactcacacaggggagaagccattttcatgcttggAGTGTGGGAAAAGTTTTCGACAGAGAGcatatcttgttacacatcagcgaTCCCACACAGGGgataagccatattcatgttctgaatgtggaaaatgttttatacaGAAATCAATCCTTATCTTACATCAGAAAtcccacacaggtgagaagccattttcatgctctgaatgtgggaaaggttttatgCAGAGATCAGCCCTTGCTatgcatcagagaattcacacaggggagaagccattttcttgttcagaatgtggaaaatgttttcgcCATAAATCAGATTTCATTGTACATGAAAGAAGGCACAAAAAGGAGGAGCCATTTTCTTGTCCAGAATGTGAAAAAGGTTTTCAACAGAAATCAGATCTCATtgtacatcagagaactcatacaggggagaagccatattcctgTTCTGAATGTGATAAATGCTTTACCCAGAAATCATCTCTTtttgcacatcagagaactcacactggggagaagccatttacatgttctgaatgtgggaaatgttttatgcaGAAATCAGTGCTTGTTatgcatcagaaaattcacacaggagaaaaaccaTTTTCGTGTTCCGAGTGTGGGAAGAGTTTTCGTCAGAAATCCGATCTCTTTGTACATCAAAAACGACACCGAAAGGAGGAGCCATTTTCATGTCGAGAATGTGATAGAGGTTTTCTACAGAAATCAGCTCTCATtgtacatcaaagaactcacacaggggagaaaccatatttatgtgccgaatgtgggaaatgtttttcacaGAGATCATCTCTTGCTAGACATAAGCTAATccatacaggggagaaaccattttcatgttcagaatgtgggaaatgctatagCCATAAATCAGCAGTTATTCAGCATAGGAAGCGAAGCCATTTTCAGACTGTAATAAATGTTTTACCTCAAGTGTAA